The sequence CCTCCAATGCTATCTGGACGAATTCATCTTCAAACTCAACGGACGGTTTGCCAAGAATCTGTTCGACCGCCTGATGCGATTCGCCCTTATGTTCCGATGGAATCAATTTGCTTTAGGGTAACTTTGCGGATAATCATTTTAATCATTAAACAAAGGAGCCATGGAAAAGCAGAAAGACATTTGGTTTGTGGATGATGACGACATCTTCCGTTTCATTGTTAAAGGAATGATGGACAAGACCGATTATGCAGAAAGAGCGGACTATTTTGACGATGGCGACAGAGCCATCCTGAGGCTGATCGACATTTCCAAAAGAGGGAAACCCGAACCGAAGATCCTGTTTTTGGATCTGAGCATGAAGCATTTGGAAGGTTGGCAGATGCTGGATCTGATGAACGAGTTCGGCACCAAGACGAAAGTTGTGGTACTTACCTCATCTGTGGGTCTCAAAGACCGCATCCGTGCAGAAAAAGAACCGTTGGTAATGGGTTATCTGACCAAACCGATCGATAGAAGGCAGATCGTGAAATACATTGAAGAACTGGCGGCCTAATCGTTCACCACGCCCATCTTCATGGCGTATTTCACCAATCCGACCACGTTCTTCACCTCCAATTTTTTGATGAGGTTGCGTTTGTGAGTGTCCACCGTTCGGATGCCGCAATTGAGCTGATCGGCAATTTCCTGATTGGAGAACTCCTGCGCAATAAGACGCAGCACCTCCGATTCTTTCTTGGTGAGCATCGGCCCAGCGGGCTTGGACCCCTGCGCGAATTCAGATGAGATCTTGGTGATGACATCGCTGCTGAAGTGCTGTCTTCCGCCATAAACATCCTTAATGGCCCTTACAATTTCATCTTTGGTGGAATGCTTTAGAATGTAGCCCGAAGCGCCTGCATGGAGCGCTTCCTTGATGAAGCGCGGCTCATCGTTAATGGTCACGGCCAGCACTCTTATCTCTGGGTTCGACTCTCGGATGGCAGCAGTGGCGGCCACTCCGTTCATTTCGGGCATCATAATGTCCATCAGCACCACATCTATCTGCCGCTTTCCGCATACCTCAAGCACTTCCTTTCCGTTGGTAGCTACCTCCACAACATGAATGTCGGGTTCGCTGCGCAGAAGGGAGGAAAGCCCGTTTCGGATCATTTCGTGGTCGTCAGCTATCAGTACGCGTATCATTCCGTTCGTTTTTTCAGAGGTATTTCGATGGTGGTGACGGTACCGAGCCCAACAGCCGAATCAATTTCCACAACGCCTTCCCAAACTTCTGCTCTCGAACGGATGTTCCTCAAACCGAAGCCTTTTGATGGCTCCTGCGGGTCGAAACCGTTCCCATCATCCTCAACCATCAAAACTATGGAATCTCCGTGGTTGATCAGCTGCACGTAAATATGGTCTGCCACTCCGTGGCGAATGGAGTTGTTTATCAGTTCCTGCGACATGCGGAAAAGTGCCTTTTCCAATTCGGGCGTGAACCGCACATCCACATCCACCAGTTCGAGCGAGATCTGCATGTCGGTGGTGGTGCGTATCTTCTCCACCAGATCTTCCATGGCAGGACGCAGGCCGAACTGCCAAAGCACGTCTGGCATCAGGTTGCGCGAAATGTTCTTCACTTCCGTGATGGCAAAACCGATGTTGTCTTCCAGCGCATTGAGTGCTTCGGCCGTGGCATTCTCGGAGCGCGATTCCATACTCGACCGCAACTGCTGCACGTTCAGTTTTATGGCCGTAAAAAGTTGTCCCAATCCATCATGCAGTTCCTGCGAAACACGCATCCGTTCATTTTCCTGTCCTTC comes from Flavobacteriales bacterium and encodes:
- a CDS encoding response regulator encodes the protein MEKQKDIWFVDDDDIFRFIVKGMMDKTDYAERADYFDDGDRAILRLIDISKRGKPEPKILFLDLSMKHLEGWQMLDLMNEFGTKTKVVVLTSSVGLKDRIRAEKEPLVMGYLTKPIDRRQIVKYIEELAA
- a CDS encoding response regulator — its product is MIRVLIADDHEMIRNGLSSLLRSEPDIHVVEVATNGKEVLEVCGKRQIDVVLMDIMMPEMNGVAATAAIRESNPEIRVLAVTINDEPRFIKEALHAGASGYILKHSTKDEIVRAIKDVYGGRQHFSSDVITKISSEFAQGSKPAGPMLTKKESEVLRLIAQEFSNQEIADQLNCGIRTVDTHKRNLIKKLEVKNVVGLVKYAMKMGVVND